In Halosimplex halophilum, the genomic stretch TTCGGGTCGTCGCAGGGGAGTTCCGGCTGCTCGAAGCCGGGCCAGTCGCGCTCGAAGCGGGACCCGTCGACGGTCACGACGACGGCCTCGGGCTCGGCCGAGTCGGGGAACGGCGCGTCCTCGTCGGCCTCGTTGTCGTCCGAGAGGCTGTACGCCCTCTCGAAGACGGTCTCGCCGGAGGCGTCGGTGACCGTGACCGACACCTCGTAGGTCTCCTCGCGGTCGGCGAGATACACCGTCACCCAGTGGGCGAGCCGCGGGGACGATTCGGCCGTGCTGCAGCCGGCGGCGCCGGCGAGCGCCGCGGTCGAACTCGCGAGAAACGAGCGGCGATCCAGGGAGGGCATCGACCGGATCGGGCGCTGGCCGGCTGTTAAAAACCGCTATGAGGGATATATAGACCGCGGCGGACGGTACCGAGACGCCCGTCGGATTGCCCCCCGTCGGGCGACCTCTACCCCTCGTCCAGCAGATGGTCCGCCAGGATCGGGACGAAGGTCCCGATGTCGGTGACCATCCCGACGGCCTGGTCGCTGCCGCGGTCGAGCAGCTGGGTGACGGTGGCCGGGTTGATGTCGACGCAGACGGTCCGGGTCGTCGAGGGGAGGCAGTTGCCGACCGCGACGGAGTGCAACAGCGTCGAGAGCATGAGCACGAGGTCGGCCTCGTGGGCCTGCTCGCGGATGGCGTTCTGGGCCTCCATCGAGTCGGTGATGGTGTCCGGCAGGGGGCCGTCGTCGCGGATGGAGCCGGCGATGACGAACGGCACGTCGTTCTCGACGCACTCGTACATGACCCCCGACTCGACGGTGCCGCTCTCGACGGCTTCCTCGATGCCGCCCTCGCGGATGATCTCCGAGATGGTGTAGATGTGGTGTTTGTGGCCCTTGCGCGGGTGGTCGAGGCTCTCGGTGTCCATGCCCAGCGAGGTGCCGTACAGGTCCCGTTCGAGGTCGTGGACGGCGAAGCCGTTGCCGATCGAGAGCATGTCGACGAATCCCTCGCGGACGAGGCGAGCGAGGTCCTCGCGGGCGCCCGAGTGGATGAGCGCGGGGCCGCAGACCGCGAGCACGTCGCCGCCCTCGCGCTTGGTCTCCTCGATGGCGTCGCCGACCTGGCGGATGGTCGACTCGGAGGGGCGCTCCGAGGAGACGCCGCCCTGCATGAACCCGAAGGCGCCCTCGCGGTCGCGGGGGCGCTCGGGCGGGCTGACGCGGATGCCCGTCTCGCCGGTGACGATGGCATCGCCTTCCTCGACGCCGCTGAGGACCTCTGTGTAGGCGCGGGGGCCACCGTCCTCCCCTTCGCGGTCCTCGACGATCACGGCGCAGTCCATCTCGATGTCCTCGACCTCGACCCACTCGCCGTCGATGCGGACTTCGGTGGGGTGGTTCGTGGTGGAGTAGAACCCGTAGGGGACGACCTTGTCCTTGGGGGCGCGCTGGAGCGTGGCGTCTTTCGGGTCGGAGGGGTTGGCGCCGTTCTGGTGGAGTTCGTGGACGATCGACTGGAGCGTCTCCTCGTCGTCGGCCTCGACGAGCAGGCGGGCGTAGGACTCCTCGGTCTTCTCGCGGCCGATGGCGAACTCCTCGACCTCGAAGGAGCCGCCCATGTCCATGATGATGCCGAAACAGGCCTGCATCATCCCCGAGTCGATGATGTGACCCTCCAGTTCGACCTCGCGCGCGGCAGTCATGCCCGGAGCCACGGCGGGGGCGAGTAAGTCGTTTTGGATGGGCGCCGACCGCGACCGCCGAGTCCCCGCCCGCATCGATCCGCTTACGTCCGGCCCGCCCCAACTCCGGACGATGGACTACGGAGACATCGCGCTCGCGCTCGCACTGCTCGTCGGGATCGCGCTGACCGGCCAGGTCGCGGGCCTCGTCGAGTCGGCGGGCTTCGAGGGCCTCGGTAGCCTCGTCTGGCCGGTCGGCTACGGGAGCGTCGTCCTCGCCGCGTGGTACGTCTGGATCCGCCCGATGGACCTGGGCGCCCGCGACCCCGACGGCACCGACCTCTGGGAGGCCGACGAGGAGTCGACCGACCCGGACCGATAGGCGAAGTTGTTAACCGAACGCGCTCGTTTTAGCAAACTGTAGTAATTCACCCCCGGTTCGTAGCAGCGGGGTTAATACGTCCCGGCGGTCTAGGTCCGAGTAATGACGGACGACCCGAACCGGTCCGGCGACCGAAGCGGCCCCGAGAGCGCCGGAACCGGCGCCGGGGACCCTCGTCGCGCCGACGACGCCGGCGGCGTCAGTGACGACTCCGGCGGCACCGATGGTGCCAGTGCCGACGCCGCGGACGCCGCCGACACCGGGGAGGCGTGCTGCGAGTCCGACGGCTGCGAGGGGTCGGCTGCCCCGGCTGCCGACGCGGACGACGGCGGGGTCGCCGAGGGGACGACGGTGCGGTTCTCGGTCCCGGAGATGGACTGCTCGTCGTGTGCGAGCAAGGTCGACGCGGCGCTGTCCGACCGCGAGGGCGTCGCCGCGACGGACCTGCAGCCGACGACGGGGACGGCGAAGATCACCTTCGACACCAGCCAGACCTCCCGCTCGGACCTCGTCGCTGCGGTCGAGAGCGCCGGCTATCCGGTCGCCGACGACGGGAGCAGAAGCGCCGGCGGCGATGCGGACGACGCGGTCGGGACCGGGAGCGTCTTCCGGACCGCCCGCGCGAAGAAGACCGCGCTCAGCGGCCTCGCCCTCGGGCTCGGCCTGCTCGTCCAGTTCGGGCTCCCCGGGCTGAACACCGCTCTCGTCGCGGCCGCGGGCCGGGAGCTGCTGGTCGCGGACGCGCTGTACCTGCTGGCGGTCCTCGCCGGCGGCCAGGTGATCGTCCGCAACGGCTACTACTCGGCGAAGAATCTCAGCCTCGACATCGACTTCCTGATGTCGGTCGCCATCCTGAGCGCGGCGGGGATCTCGCTGGCCGTCCCCGGCCTGCACTTCTACGTCGAGGCGGCGTCGCTGGCCTTCCTCTTCAACGTCGCCGAGCTGCTGGAGCGGTACTCGGTCGACCGCGCCCGCAACTCGCTGGAGGAGCTGCTGACGCTCTCCCCGGACATCGCCACGGTCCGCCGGACCGGACCCGACGGCGAGCCCGAGCGGGAGGAGGTCCCCGTCGAGGACGTGGCCGTCGGCGAGACCGTCCTCGTGGAGCCCGGCGAGAAGATCCCGATGGACGGCACCGTGACGGAGGGATCGAGCGCGGTCAACCAGGCGCCGATCACCGGGGAGAGCGTCCCCGTGGACAAGGAGCCCGGCGACGAGGTGTTCGCGGGGACGATCAACGAGCAGGGGTTCCTGGCGGTGGAGACGACCGCCGCGGCGGGCGACACGACCATCGACCGGATCGTCGAACTCGTCGAGGACGCACAGGCGAACAAGACCGAGCGCGAGCAGTTCGTCGAGCGGTTCGCCGACTACTACACGCCCGCGGTGGTCGTCGCCGCCCTGCTGGCCACGTTCGTCGCCCCGCTGGTCTTCAGCGGCGGCTGGGCGACGTGGTTCGTCCGCGGCATCTCCCTGCTGGTCATCGCCTGCCCGTGCGCGTTCGTCATCTCGACGCCCGTGACGGTGGTCTCGGGCGTCACGAGCGCGGCGAAGAACGGCGTGCTGATCAAGGGCGGCAACCACCTGGAAGCGATGGGCGACGTGGACGCCGTCGCCTTCGACAAGACGGGGACCCTGACGACCGGCGAGCTGTCGGTGACCGACGTGGTGGGGCTGAACGGCAACGACGAGGCCGACGTGTTGCAGTGCGCCCGCGCCATCGAGCGCCGGAGCGAACACCCCATCGGCGACGCCATCGTCGCCCACGCCGACGAACGGGGAGTCGCGGACCGCGAGGTGACCGACTTCGAGTCGATCACCGGCAGGGGCGTCCGCGCGGACCTGGACGGTCGGACCCACTACGCCGGCAAGCCCGGTCTCTTCGAGGACCTGGGGTTCGAGCTGGACCACGTCCACCTGAGCGGCGACGAGACGATGACCGACGGCGGTCTCGCGAGCGACGGGAACGAGACCTCGTCGGACCGCCGGTCCGACGGCGGGGTCGCGGTCGAGCGCGCGAAGCGGCCCTGCCCGGACCGCGACGACTGCGTCGACCTCTGGGAGACGGTCCCGCGGCTCCAGTCTCAGGGGAAGACGGTCGTGCTCGTCGGCACCGACGAGGAGATCGAGGGGCTGGTCGCCATCGCCGACGAGGTGCGCCCGGAGGCCCGCTGGACGGTCGAGCGCCTGCGCGAGCAGGGCGTCGACCACCTCGCGATGCTCACCGGCGACAACGAGCGGACGGCCCGCGCGGCGGCCGAGCAGGTCGGCGTCGACGCGTTCCACGCCGACCTGCTCCCCGACGAGAAGGTCGACCGGGTCGAGGCGCTCCGCGAGGAGTACGACACCGTCGCGATGGTCGGCGACGGTATCAACGACGCGCCCGCGCTGGCGACCGCCACCGTCGGGATCGCGATGGGCGCCGCGGGGACCGACACCGCCCTCGAGACCGCCGACGTGGCGCTGATGGGCGACGACCTCTCGAAGCTCCCCTACCTCCACCGGCTCGCCCGGACCGGCAACGGGATCATCCGCCAGAACGTCTGGGGGAGCCTCCTCGTCAAGGCCGCGCTCGCCGTCGCCATCCCGCTGCCGTTCGTCGCCGTCCCCCTCTGGTTCGTCGTCCTCGCCGGCGACGTGGGCATGACCACCGCCGTCACAGCCAACGCCATGCGCCTCGCCCGCCTCCGCCCCGACCCCGCGACCGCCTGAGCGCGGTCCGCCGGCCCGGTCGGTGCCGCCCAGAATAATAAGAGATCGTACAAAAACAGGGAGTAAACACAGAAACTACTGTTTCCGTGATATTGATCCTCTATATTCGGTATCGGGGATAAGAGCGTCTAAAATGCGGATTCGACTCTGTTCGGCTGGTAGAAATCGCAAATTCTGACAGGATATCGTATTCGTACGATGTGCGGGAAAAACGGGGAACTGGGGTTTCTAGCGCCGGATCGAATATCTCTCTCGGAGACGGACCGATCCAGAAGTCAAAGAAAAATTTCAATAATTGGAAACGGATACTTGTGGTCGAGCGGGCGAGGTCGAAGCCGACGATCGGGTCGAGGTGGGGTGGTCGCAGGTCGGGGCCGTTCCGGCGACGGGTGTCGTCGTTCGGCCTTCAGGGTGTCGCAGTGGGGGACGGAGCGGCGAGCGGAAGACCTATCAGCGAGTCCGTGGTAGCCAGTGTGCATGACGAATCGACAGGACGAGCGCCCGGACAACAAGGTAGAGCGGGTCGTGCGCAAGTACGACCTGGGGGATCTGGGCCGGGAACTGGAGCGGCGGTGGACGGGCGAGGGCCGGGAGCGCCAGAGCCTGCGCGACCTCGCGGACTTCTTCAACCGGCGCGTGCTGGAGAGTGCGATGGACGAGGCGGGGGTCGTGACGCTGCAGGGGGAACTGGAGAACATCTACGAGTTGCTCACCGGCGACGACGTGACCGAGGGGGCCCGCACGCAGGCCCGCAACCGGCTCGAACGGGAGGGGATCGACGTCGACGACCTCCAGAACGACTTCGTGAGCCACTACGCCGTCCACACCTATCTGCGCGACTACCGGGACGCCGAGTACGAGGGCGGCGACGACGGCGACCAGCGCGAGAAGTCCGTCGAGACGATCCAGCGGCTCACCAGCCGGCTGAACGCGGTCACGCGGCGCAACGTCGAGAACCTCCGGTCGACCGAGCGGCTGGACATCGGCCCCGTCGACGTGATCGCGGACGTGCAGGTCGTCTGCCAGGAGTGTGGCCGCCAGGAGGACCCGATCGACCTCATCGAGCGCGGCGGCTGCCGCTGTCGAGTCGACGAGTAAGCATTACACTCGTATGTGTGTAATCGGGCCGGACGGCGCCGGGACCGGGCGGTCTCGTCGTCCGGGAGGGCCGGAACGCGAGCGGCGATGCAGTACTTTTATCCGCCACTGACGGCCACCGGTACACATGGGAGCGACTGATAGCAAGGCAAAGCCGGTAGACGTTACCGTGGAGAACGTCGGCGGGATCGACAGGACCGAGGTGTCGTTTTCGGCGGGCGTGACGATCCTCACGGGCCGCAACGCGACGAACCGCACGTCGCTGTTACAGGCCATCATGGCGGGGCTCGGGAGCGACAACGTCTCGCTCAAGGGCGACGCCGACGAGGGGCGCGTCGAGCTGACCGTCGGCGACGAGACGTACACGCGGACGCTCACCCGCCAGAACGGGACCGTGGTCACGGACGGCGACCCCTACCTGGACGACTCCGAGATCGCCGACCTCTTCGTCTTCCTGCTGGAGTCCAACGAGGCCCGCCGGGCCGTCGAGCGCACGGAGAACCTCCGCGAGCTCATCATGCGGCCGGTGGACACGGCCGCGATCGAGTCGGAGATCGACGAGCTGCAGAGCGAGCGCGACGAACTGGAGCAGCGGCTCGACGACCTCCAGTCGCTGCGCAGCTCCCTCCCGGAGCTGGAGGAGCGCCGCCAGGACCTCGAAGCGGAGATCGAGGACAAGCGCGAGGAGCTCGCCGAGAAGAAAGAGCAGATCGACGACGCCGACCAGGACCTGGGGACGACACGCGACCAGAAGGCCGAACTCGAGGACGCGCTGGAGTCGTTCCGGGAGGCCCGCTCGGACCTGGAGGACGTGCGCTACAACCTCGACAGCGAGCGCGAGAGCATCGACGCGCTGGAGTCGGAGATCGAGGAGGTCGAGTCGGAGCTGGAGGACCTCCCCGAGGAGGTGTCGGGCGACGTGAGCGAGGTCGAGGACCGCATCGGCCGGCTGCGCGACCAGCGCCAGACGCTGGACTCGACGGTCAACGAGCTCCAGAAGGTGATCCAGTTCAACGAGGAGATGCTGGAGGGGACGAGCTCGGACGTGGTCGCCGCGCTACGGGGGGAGGACGACGCCGAGGACCTGACCGAGCGGCTCGTCGACGACCGGGTGGTCTGCTGGACCTGCGGGAGCGAGGTCGACCAGGCGGACGTGGAGGAGACCCTCGACCGCATCCGCGAGCTGCGCCAGTCGAAGCTCTCGGAGCGGCAGGACCTGCAGTCGGAGATCGACGACCTGAAGACCGAGAAGGCGACCTACCAGGAGCAGAAGCGCCAGCGCTCCCAGCTCGAGGACCGCCGCCAGCGCGCCGAGTCGGAGCTCGCCCAGCGCCGCGAGCGCGTCGCGGACCTCGAGGACGAGCGCGACCGGCTGGAGGAGCGCATCGACGAGCTGGAGGCGGAGGTCAACGAGCTCCAGGACGAGACCCAGAGCGACCTGCTGGACCTCCACCGCGAGGCCAACGAACTGGAGTTCGAGATCGGGCGCCGGCAGGACGAACTGGAGGAGGTCTCCGAGGAGATCGAGCGCATCGAGGCGGAGCTGGACCGCCGGGAGGACCTGAAGGCCGAACGCGAGGAGATCCAGGACCGGATCGAGGACCTGCGCACCCGGATCGACCGCATCGAGACGGAGGCGGTCGAGCAGTTCAACGAGCACATGGAGTCGGTGCTGGAGATGCTCGGCTACGAGAACCTCGAACGGATCTGGATCGAGCGCAAACAGGAGCGCGTCAAGGAGGGGCGCCGGCGCGTCGAGAAGTCGGTCTTCGACCTCCACGTCGTCCGGAGCACCGAGGACGGGACGACCTACGAGGACTCCATCGACCACCTCAGCGAGTCCGAGCGCGAGGTGACGGGGCTCATCTTCGCGCTCGCCGGCTACCTCACCCACGACGTGTACGAGACCTGTCCGTTCCTCCTGCTGGACTCGATCGAGGCGATCGACTCCGACCGCATCGCCCGTCTCGTCGACTACGTCGCCGAGTACGCCGAGTACGTCGTCGTCGCCCTCCTCGAGGAGGACGCCCAGGCGCTCGACGACGGCTACCAGCGCGTCACCGAGGTCTGAACCCGACCCGTCCGGTCTCCGCCCCCGCACTCGCTCCCGTCCCGCCCGACGACGGCTCGCCGAACCGGCTCCGACCGCTCACCGGAGATGTTTACTCGAACCGTAGTGAATATTTGTGATCATAGACTTCTGTCGTTATATACTAATTCTGTTAGGATGTGGGACCGCGGAGCCCCTGCACGGCGAACGGGGTCCGATCCGGAGACATCATACGTGAAAAGCACACAGGAGCGAAATTTCGGCACTTCGACTATCCTCGCGGGCCGACCTGTCGGCGGTCCCGCCGACCGTACCGGAACTGGAGATCGCCGTACGGCACGGCGTACGGACCTTGAACCCGCGTTTCGAATCGCTGAACGACCCTTTCGAAAAAAGCGAAGAATGCGTACTTCATCGGAACGAACAGATCGCGTAGTATTCTGTAAGACGGATACGACCGGCGGGACCGTGCGGTACGGACGGCTCCCGATCGCGGGCGGGCGGAGAAAGGACGCGGCCGGGAGTGTCGCGTCGGGCGGTCGGAGAAGGGACGGACGCGAGTGTCGCGTCGGGCGGTCGGAGGATGGGTGACGGGCTCCCGGGCGTCGCGTCGAGCGGAGGGAGGAACGGTGTGGCGTCAGGACCGGCGGGCGCGCCGGAGCCGTCGACGGAGGGCTGCGAACGGGGCGTACCGCGACCAGTAGAGTTCCGTCCCCGCCCAGGTGAGGCCGGTCAGGAGGGCGAGGGCGCCGAACGCCAGGTCGGTGAACCGGACCCAGGAGGGGGCGGCGTACAGCATCCCGTTGACCACGAGGCTCGGCGTCAGCTCCTTGAGCGCGACCCAGACGGTCTCGGCGGGGCCGCGGTCGGGGTGGGTGATGCGGCCGGCGGGCGGGACGGCGCCGGGGTCGATGTCCTCGCTGGCCGGCTGGACCAGGGGGACGCCGACGCCCGACCGGGCGCCGGACCCGCCGGCGGTCGTGCCGCGGTCGTCGCGGATCGACCGCATGCTGTACCCGCCCGTGCTCTCGTCGCCGGTGCCCAGCCGCTCGACGTCGTAGGGCATCCCGACGGTGACGTCCCAGACCACGCTCCCGTTGGGCGCGACCTCGGCGATCCGGTCGCCGTGCGTGTCGACGACCAGCGTGTTGTCGTTCGGGAGCCGGTCGGCGTCGCGGGGCCACTGGACGCGGCTGTCCCGCCAGCCCCACGAGCGGCGCCACTCGCCGTCGGCCGCCGTCGTCGCCTCGCCCGTCTCCGGGTCGACCCGCTGGTACTCCAGCACGCGGTTGTTCTCGGAGTCGGCGACGGTGATGGCGGGGCCGCCCCGCTCGGGCGGGATGTAGTCGGGGTTGTGCTGCTCGTAGAGGATGTCGTAGTTGTCCTCCTCGCCGAGCGTCCAGTCGGGGTCGACGCCCTCGCCGGGCTCGACGAACACGACCCGGTCCATGTTGCGGACGCTGACCATCAGTCGGCCGTCGGCCAGCACCTCCACGTCGTTGATGTGCGTCCAGTCGCCGGCCGCCCCGCCGGCGTCGGGGTCGAAGTACGAGGAGGCGTTCCACTCGTAGACGGTCTCGTCGGTCGTCGCGTTCACCACGCGGACGCTGTCCCGGAGAATGTCCGCGACGGCGACGTGGGTGTCGTTGATCCGGTCGACGTCGTGCCAGCGCCCGGAGTAGATCTTCGGCGTGAGCTCGCCGTAGACGGTCCGGGTCTCGCCGGTGGTCATGTTCACGCGCTCGAAGACGTTGTACGTGCAGCGCTCGGTGCTGACGTTCGCACAGGCCTCGCCGTCGCGGTGTTCGGCGGCGAGGTACTCGACGGTGTAGGGCTGCCCCTCGACGGGGTCGACGTCGAAGTACACGCGGTAGTCGTCCTCGTAGTAGGCGACCTCGCCCGAGCGGTCGAACGCGACCAGCTCGGCCTGCTCGTCGGAGGCGTAGAACCCCTGCGTGCCGACGACGGTCAGGTCGTCGTGGTCGTGTTCGGCGGGGTCGACGAGGGCGGGGCCGTCGGCGTCGCTTGCCGCGCCGTCCGGCGACCCGCCGGGGTCGGTGAGGCCGGCGCCGTCGGGGCCCGGCGAGACCTCGGTGGGCGACGCTTCGGGACTCGCGACGCCGGTCGCGCCGGGTGCGGGGGACCCGTCGGCGCCGGCGAGCGCGGAGGGGTCGTCGGCGCCGGCGAGCGACCCGTGTGTGCGCGCGACGTTCGGCTCCGCCGTCGCGTAGCTGCTCGCGACCGCTCCCGCCGCGAGGACCAGCACGGCGGCCAGCAGCGCGCGAGCGAGTCGTTTGGAGGGGCCGTCCATGTCCCTCACGTGCGTAATGAACCGTTAAGTTTCTTTAGATCCCGCTTGCGAGCCGGTCACATTCGCCGGGTGCGCTCCGGTGGAACCGCACTCCCCGCGCGGCGCCCCACTCCCCGGGGCGGCGAACGGCCGGCTTACTCCCGGCCGACGAACACGTCGCTGTCGAGGCGGTCGGTCACGCGGTCGGCGAGCGCGCGGAGGTTCTCCGTGTCGTCGCGGTTGTACGACACCAGCGTCTCCAGCGCCGAGTCGTCGCCCCGCTCGTACTCGCGCCACAGCCGGACGGCGTCCTCGCCCGACAGGTCCGGCCGGTCGCGGTCGATGCCCGTCTCCCGCTCGACGGCCTTCAGCCCGCCGGTCAGCCCCAGCCGCCGGCAGGGGTACATCAGGTCGACGTGCGGCACGTCCACGTCCACGCCGAACGCCGACTCGAGGAAGGGCACGTCGAAGCGCTTGCCGTTGAACGTCACGAGCAGGTTCGCGTCGTCGAGCCGGCGCTGGAGGCGGTCGGCGGTCAGGTCTCGGCCGGCGACCAGCGTCTCGGTCTCGCCGGGGGTGTGCAGGCCGACGACCGTCACGTCGTCGCGTTGCTGGTCGAGCCCCGTCGTCTCGATGTCGAGGAAGCAGGCCTCCTCGCGGAAGTTCTCGTAACAGCGCCAGTGGCTGCCGGAGGGGAACCGCTCGCGGAAGAACGCGGCGTCGCCGTCGTCTAAGCGCTCGGCGGCCGTCGCGACGAACGACTCGATGTTCTCGGCCTGCCGGGCGCCGACGGCCGACGGGTCGAACGCGTCCCAGTGGGTGACTCCGGCCTCCCACAGCGACCGCTCGGTCCGCTCGCCCACGCCGTCGACCGGGATGAAGCTGTTCTCGATTCGCACACCCCACAGGTTCGTCCCGGCCGCCTTGTCCCTTTCGGGAGCGACCGGCGACCCCGCGCGAGTGCCGCGCTCGCGGCGCGGCTGTCCGGCCGACCCGCACCTCGTCGCGCCCCTTATGTGCGTCTCGTCCTAACGTCCGCCAATGGTCCGACGGCTCGCGCTGGTCGCGGTGCTCGCGGTGACGCTGGCGGGGTGTAGCGCCCTCGCCCCCGGCGACGCGGGGCCGACGCCCGCCGACACCGTGACGCCGATGCCGGTCCAGACCGACACGCCCGCGACGACGCCGACGCCGCCGCCCGGGATCGCGCCGAACGGGAGCGTCTCGCCCGGCGCGCTGACGCGGGCGCACCTCGCGGCCCTCGACGGCCGGTCGTTCCGCTGGCGGCTGAACTACAGCCGCACCGTCCGCCCGTCGGGCGACGGGACGGCCGACGCCACCGTCGACATCGCCGAGCGCCGGCTGCGGGTCGACGAGGACGGCTCGTATCTGCTCACCCGCCGGATGACCGGGACGACGGGCGGGGCCGTCTACGCCGACGACACCGGCC encodes the following:
- a CDS encoding ornithine cyclodeaminase, with amino-acid sequence MTAAREVELEGHIIDSGMMQACFGIIMDMGGSFEVEEFAIGREKTEESYARLLVEADDEETLQSIVHELHQNGANPSDPKDATLQRAPKDKVVPYGFYSTTNHPTEVRIDGEWVEVEDIEMDCAVIVEDREGEDGGPRAYTEVLSGVEEGDAIVTGETGIRVSPPERPRDREGAFGFMQGGVSSERPSESTIRQVGDAIEETKREGGDVLAVCGPALIHSGAREDLARLVREGFVDMLSIGNGFAVHDLERDLYGTSLGMDTESLDHPRKGHKHHIYTISEIIREGGIEEAVESGTVESGVMYECVENDVPFVIAGSIRDDGPLPDTITDSMEAQNAIREQAHEADLVLMLSTLLHSVAVGNCLPSTTRTVCVDINPATVTQLLDRGSDQAVGMVTDIGTFVPILADHLLDEG
- a CDS encoding aryl-sulfate sulfotransferase — encoded protein: MDGPSKRLARALLAAVLVLAAGAVASSYATAEPNVARTHGSLAGADDPSALAGADGSPAPGATGVASPEASPTEVSPGPDGAGLTDPGGSPDGAASDADGPALVDPAEHDHDDLTVVGTQGFYASDEQAELVAFDRSGEVAYYEDDYRVYFDVDPVEGQPYTVEYLAAEHRDGEACANVSTERCTYNVFERVNMTTGETRTVYGELTPKIYSGRWHDVDRINDTHVAVADILRDSVRVVNATTDETVYEWNASSYFDPDAGGAAGDWTHINDVEVLADGRLMVSVRNMDRVVFVEPGEGVDPDWTLGEEDNYDILYEQHNPDYIPPERGGPAITVADSENNRVLEYQRVDPETGEATTAADGEWRRSWGWRDSRVQWPRDADRLPNDNTLVVDTHGDRIAEVAPNGSVVWDVTVGMPYDVERLGTGDESTGGYSMRSIRDDRGTTAGGSGARSGVGVPLVQPASEDIDPGAVPPAGRITHPDRGPAETVWVALKELTPSLVVNGMLYAAPSWVRFTDLAFGALALLTGLTWAGTELYWSRYAPFAALRRRLRRARRS
- a CDS encoding heavy metal translocating P-type ATPase; the protein is MTDDPNRSGDRSGPESAGTGAGDPRRADDAGGVSDDSGGTDGASADAADAADTGEACCESDGCEGSAAPAADADDGGVAEGTTVRFSVPEMDCSSCASKVDAALSDREGVAATDLQPTTGTAKITFDTSQTSRSDLVAAVESAGYPVADDGSRSAGGDADDAVGTGSVFRTARAKKTALSGLALGLGLLVQFGLPGLNTALVAAAGRELLVADALYLLAVLAGGQVIVRNGYYSAKNLSLDIDFLMSVAILSAAGISLAVPGLHFYVEAASLAFLFNVAELLERYSVDRARNSLEELLTLSPDIATVRRTGPDGEPEREEVPVEDVAVGETVLVEPGEKIPMDGTVTEGSSAVNQAPITGESVPVDKEPGDEVFAGTINEQGFLAVETTAAAGDTTIDRIVELVEDAQANKTEREQFVERFADYYTPAVVVAALLATFVAPLVFSGGWATWFVRGISLLVIACPCAFVISTPVTVVSGVTSAAKNGVLIKGGNHLEAMGDVDAVAFDKTGTLTTGELSVTDVVGLNGNDEADVLQCARAIERRSEHPIGDAIVAHADERGVADREVTDFESITGRGVRADLDGRTHYAGKPGLFEDLGFELDHVHLSGDETMTDGGLASDGNETSSDRRSDGGVAVERAKRPCPDRDDCVDLWETVPRLQSQGKTVVLVGTDEEIEGLVAIADEVRPEARWTVERLREQGVDHLAMLTGDNERTARAAAEQVGVDAFHADLLPDEKVDRVEALREEYDTVAMVGDGINDAPALATATVGIAMGAAGTDTALETADVALMGDDLSKLPYLHRLARTGNGIIRQNVWGSLLVKAALAVAIPLPFVAVPLWFVVLAGDVGMTTAVTANAMRLARLRPDPATA
- a CDS encoding archaea-specific SMC-related protein, whose protein sequence is MGATDSKAKPVDVTVENVGGIDRTEVSFSAGVTILTGRNATNRTSLLQAIMAGLGSDNVSLKGDADEGRVELTVGDETYTRTLTRQNGTVVTDGDPYLDDSEIADLFVFLLESNEARRAVERTENLRELIMRPVDTAAIESEIDELQSERDELEQRLDDLQSLRSSLPELEERRQDLEAEIEDKREELAEKKEQIDDADQDLGTTRDQKAELEDALESFREARSDLEDVRYNLDSERESIDALESEIEEVESELEDLPEEVSGDVSEVEDRIGRLRDQRQTLDSTVNELQKVIQFNEEMLEGTSSDVVAALRGEDDAEDLTERLVDDRVVCWTCGSEVDQADVEETLDRIRELRQSKLSERQDLQSEIDDLKTEKATYQEQKRQRSQLEDRRQRAESELAQRRERVADLEDERDRLEERIDELEAEVNELQDETQSDLLDLHREANELEFEIGRRQDELEEVSEEIERIEAELDRREDLKAEREEIQDRIEDLRTRIDRIETEAVEQFNEHMESVLEMLGYENLERIWIERKQERVKEGRRRVEKSVFDLHVVRSTEDGTTYEDSIDHLSESEREVTGLIFALAGYLTHDVYETCPFLLLDSIEAIDSDRIARLVDYVAEYAEYVVVALLEEDAQALDDGYQRVTEV
- the rdfA gene encoding rod-determining factor RdfA, producing the protein MTNRQDERPDNKVERVVRKYDLGDLGRELERRWTGEGRERQSLRDLADFFNRRVLESAMDEAGVVTLQGELENIYELLTGDDVTEGARTQARNRLEREGIDVDDLQNDFVSHYAVHTYLRDYRDAEYEGGDDGDQREKSVETIQRLTSRLNAVTRRNVENLRSTERLDIGPVDVIADVQVVCQECGRQEDPIDLIERGGCRCRVDE
- a CDS encoding ribonuclease H-like domain-containing protein, with product MRIENSFIPVDGVGERTERSLWEAGVTHWDAFDPSAVGARQAENIESFVATAAERLDDGDAAFFRERFPSGSHWRCYENFREEACFLDIETTGLDQQRDDVTVVGLHTPGETETLVAGRDLTADRLQRRLDDANLLVTFNGKRFDVPFLESAFGVDVDVPHVDLMYPCRRLGLTGGLKAVERETGIDRDRPDLSGEDAVRLWREYERGDDSALETLVSYNRDDTENLRALADRVTDRLDSDVFVGRE